From a region of the Streptomyces venezuelae genome:
- a CDS encoding helix-turn-helix transcriptional regulator: MIDTSARLLRLLSLLQAHREWTGADLADRLGVTARTVRRDVDRLRELGYPVNASPGTGGGYQLGAGAELPPLLLDDDEAVAVAVGLRTAAGNGVEGIGEASVRALAKLEQVLPSRLRRRVSALNEFTVPMLRGAQRSTVDPSVLTELASVCRDGERLRFGYRDHEGNVSRRTVEPHRLVCTERRWYLVAWDLDREAWRTFRADRIEPRPPHGPRFTPRPAPAEDLAAYVSEGVSQRAYATRAVVRLRVSAQEAARIVGPSDGVLEPVDGRSCLLRTGAVNLDVLVIHVMLLGCEFEVVEPPELTDRIRAARDLLGRAVEAGEVKEM; this comes from the coding sequence ATGATCGACACCTCCGCACGACTGCTGCGCCTGCTGTCCCTGCTGCAGGCCCACCGCGAATGGACCGGGGCCGACCTCGCGGACCGCCTCGGGGTCACCGCGAGGACGGTCCGGCGCGACGTCGACCGGTTGCGGGAGCTCGGGTATCCGGTGAACGCCAGCCCCGGGACCGGCGGCGGCTACCAGTTGGGCGCGGGGGCCGAGCTGCCGCCGCTGCTGCTGGACGACGACGAGGCCGTGGCCGTCGCCGTGGGCCTGCGGACCGCCGCCGGGAACGGGGTCGAGGGCATCGGCGAGGCCTCCGTACGCGCCCTGGCGAAGCTGGAGCAGGTACTGCCGTCACGGCTGCGCCGCAGGGTGTCCGCGCTCAACGAGTTCACCGTGCCGATGCTGCGCGGCGCCCAGCGCTCCACCGTGGACCCCTCGGTGCTGACCGAGCTGGCCTCGGTCTGCCGGGACGGCGAGCGGCTGCGCTTCGGGTACCGCGACCACGAGGGGAACGTCAGCCGCCGCACCGTCGAACCGCACCGGCTGGTCTGCACCGAGCGGCGCTGGTACCTGGTCGCCTGGGACCTGGACCGGGAGGCGTGGCGGACCTTCCGCGCGGACCGGATCGAGCCCAGGCCTCCGCACGGACCGCGGTTCACCCCGCGCCCGGCACCGGCCGAGGACCTCGCCGCGTACGTCTCCGAGGGCGTCTCGCAGCGGGCGTACGCGACCCGCGCGGTGGTGCGGCTGAGGGTCTCGGCGCAGGAGGCGGCACGGATCGTCGGGCCGAGCGACGGGGTCCTGGAACCGGTCGACGGGCGGAGCTGTCTGCTGCGCACCGGGGCGGTGAACCTGGACGTTCTGGTGATTCACGTCATGCTGCTCGGTTGTGAGTTCGAAGTGGTCGAGCCACCGGAGCTGACGGATCGGATCCGGGCCGCGCGGGATCTCCTGGGGAGGGCGGTGGAGGCCGGAGAAGTGAAGGAAATGTAG
- a CDS encoding transglycosylase family protein, with protein sequence MPHHRTCRAVSGGALLLAAAVLALVPPGAAAAPPPPAPGPAGAAHPGSPGVIGDGPGDCGPGGEWPWDCVADCESGGRWAVNTGNGFYGGLQFWQPTWEEYGGLAFAKRADLASRVQQIRVAEEVLGSQGWNAWPVCSKRYGLAGRMHAVRDGDTLVSIARKHRVRGGWRALYEANRDRIGPKPEALAAGMLLVVPAPEPAAPPQVPAGPAPAPVPGPVPKPVITAAASPPAPRP encoded by the coding sequence ATGCCCCATCACCGGACCTGCCGGGCCGTATCCGGCGGCGCCCTCCTGCTCGCCGCCGCCGTACTGGCGCTCGTACCACCCGGCGCGGCCGCGGCTCCGCCGCCGCCGGCACCCGGGCCGGCCGGGGCGGCGCACCCCGGCTCGCCCGGTGTGATCGGGGACGGGCCGGGGGACTGCGGGCCGGGCGGGGAGTGGCCCTGGGACTGCGTGGCCGACTGCGAGAGCGGCGGACGGTGGGCGGTGAACACCGGCAACGGCTTCTACGGGGGGCTGCAGTTCTGGCAGCCGACATGGGAGGAGTACGGCGGGCTGGCGTTCGCGAAACGGGCCGACCTGGCCAGCCGCGTGCAGCAGATCCGGGTCGCGGAGGAGGTCCTCGGCTCGCAGGGCTGGAACGCGTGGCCGGTGTGCTCCAAGCGCTACGGGCTGGCCGGACGGATGCACGCGGTGCGGGACGGCGACACGCTGGTGTCGATCGCCCGCAAGCACCGGGTCCGGGGCGGATGGCGGGCGCTGTACGAGGCGAACCGGGACCGGATCGGGCCGAAGCCGGAGGCCCTCGCGGCGGGCATGCTGCTGGTCGTCCCCGCCCCGGAGCCGGCCGCCCCGCCCCAGGTCCCGGCCGGGCCGGCGCCCGCGCCCGTGCCGGGCCCGGTGCCGAAGCCGGTCATCACCGCGGCCGCTTCGCCACCGGCCCCGCGCCCCTGA
- a CDS encoding phosphatase PAP2 family protein has translation MRTDQILTRLERVFARLDREPERPAHLQTPQMSRHRVVLLGSTLAFYLSIVVAVLTTSWLVRLDWQIMFFRPYEQWPQLHAFLDYLVVLGQRGPTAVMVAAWLGWRSWRQHTLRPLITLGVALLLLNITVGSVKLGLGRLGPHYATEIGSAELFAGGDIFPSGHTANAVVTWGILAYLASTVVTRRVLSVVSAVVSLSVGATTVYLGTHWVSDVLLGWSAGLLILLALPWFEPLIARTEAYVFDVREVLRRRAETGRMPAPVVSVLTPLLSAGGKWQLRSPAETTAPGTAVAGTAIAGTAIAIAEEPVPQPVPATTAPTATATTAVTAHSPAARPAVHPAGRPHVIRSERTPVTPNGSRRPAHTERAPARGAAARPVAGG, from the coding sequence GTGCGTACCGACCAAATCCTGACCCGTCTGGAGCGGGTGTTCGCCCGGCTGGACCGGGAACCAGAGCGACCGGCTCATCTGCAAACCCCGCAGATGAGCCGGCACCGCGTCGTACTCCTGGGCTCGACCCTCGCCTTCTACCTCTCCATCGTGGTCGCCGTACTGACCACTTCCTGGCTGGTCCGCCTGGACTGGCAGATCATGTTCTTCCGGCCCTACGAGCAGTGGCCGCAGCTGCACGCCTTCCTCGACTACCTGGTCGTGCTGGGCCAGCGCGGACCCACCGCGGTCATGGTCGCCGCCTGGCTCGGCTGGCGCTCCTGGCGGCAGCACACCCTCCGCCCGCTGATCACCCTCGGCGTGGCACTGCTGCTGCTCAACATCACCGTCGGGTCCGTCAAGCTCGGCCTCGGCCGGCTCGGTCCGCACTACGCCACGGAGATCGGATCCGCCGAACTCTTCGCCGGCGGCGATATATTCCCTTCCGGCCACACCGCCAACGCCGTGGTGACCTGGGGAATCCTGGCCTACCTGGCTTCGACCGTGGTCACCCGCCGGGTGCTGTCGGTGGTCTCCGCCGTCGTCTCGCTGAGCGTCGGCGCCACCACCGTGTACCTCGGCACGCACTGGGTCAGCGACGTCCTGCTCGGATGGTCCGCGGGCCTGCTGATCCTGCTGGCGCTCCCCTGGTTCGAGCCGCTCATCGCCCGGACCGAGGCCTACGTGTTCGACGTGCGCGAGGTGCTGCGCCGCCGCGCCGAGACCGGACGGATGCCCGCGCCGGTCGTCTCCGTGCTCACCCCGCTGCTCTCGGCGGGCGGCAAGTGGCAGTTGCGCAGCCCCGCGGAGACCACCGCCCCCGGCACCGCCGTCGCCGGCACCGCCATCGCCGGCACCGCCATCGCCATCGCCGAGGAGCCGGTCCCGCAGCCCGTTCCGGCCACCACGGCCCCGACGGCCACCGCGACGACCGCCGTCACCGCGCACTCCCCCGCCGCCCGGCCCGCCGTGCACCCGGCCGGCCGGCCGCACGTGATCCGCTCCGAGCGGACCCCGGTCACGCCGAACGGCAGCCGCCGCCCGGCACACACCGAGCGGGCCCCCGCCCGGGGAGCCGCGGCCCGTCCGGTCGCGGGCGGCTGA
- a CDS encoding glycosyltransferase family 39 protein, translated as MPLLPASPSPGVHARSRPVVSARRASRPLRGARPAPPIIIHVEDLALRRAAPALAAFAAVRLLGLTALAVWGAVVGSSPHTLLSARWDSLWYARIAAEGYGYEVLLPNGDVHSNLAFFPLLPWLERAVSAATGFSYGSSGLVVSVVAGLAAAWGIFAVADLVHGRRAGFFAVAVWAALPVAVVQSMAYSESLFTALAAWALHAALRGRWLTAGLLAAGAGLTRPVGAAVVAAVWVAAALAWRRGERSWRTVAGVLLAPAGAAAYVLWVGARTGGGLLGYLDVQGGWGNGFDGGWAFAKFVGAKLASSAFPAGAGLIAGVVLVLWLYGKCVRQRQPVPLLVYCGIVVALALCASGYFGSKPRLLLPAFPLVLPPAVALARWRTGRAAAVVGALALASAVYGAFWLNGSGPP; from the coding sequence ATGCCACTCCTTCCGGCGTCACCCTCCCCCGGTGTACACGCGCGCTCACGGCCCGTGGTTTCCGCACGCCGTGCTTCCCGGCCGTTGAGGGGTGCCCGGCCGGCTCCACCGATAATCATCCATGTGGAAGATCTTGCATTGCGCCGGGCCGCGCCCGCACTGGCCGCCTTCGCGGCGGTGCGGCTGCTCGGGCTGACCGCGCTCGCGGTGTGGGGCGCGGTGGTCGGCAGCAGCCCGCACACGCTGCTGTCGGCCCGCTGGGACTCGCTCTGGTACGCCCGCATCGCCGCGGAGGGGTACGGGTACGAGGTACTCCTCCCGAACGGGGACGTGCACTCGAACCTGGCGTTCTTCCCGCTGCTGCCATGGCTGGAACGGGCGGTGTCCGCGGCGACCGGGTTCTCGTACGGCTCGTCGGGCCTGGTGGTGTCGGTGGTCGCGGGGCTCGCCGCGGCCTGGGGGATCTTCGCGGTGGCCGACCTGGTCCACGGCCGCCGGGCCGGGTTCTTCGCGGTCGCGGTCTGGGCGGCGCTGCCGGTCGCGGTCGTGCAGTCCATGGCGTACAGCGAGTCGCTGTTCACCGCGCTGGCCGCCTGGGCGCTCCACGCGGCCCTGCGCGGACGGTGGCTGACGGCGGGGCTGCTCGCGGCCGGGGCCGGGCTGACCCGCCCGGTCGGCGCGGCGGTGGTCGCGGCGGTGTGGGTGGCCGCCGCGCTGGCCTGGCGGCGCGGCGAGCGGTCGTGGCGGACGGTCGCGGGGGTGCTGCTGGCTCCGGCGGGTGCGGCGGCGTACGTGCTGTGGGTCGGCGCGCGGACCGGGGGCGGCCTGCTGGGGTACCTGGACGTGCAGGGCGGCTGGGGCAACGGCTTCGACGGCGGCTGGGCGTTCGCGAAGTTCGTCGGGGCGAAGCTGGCCTCGTCCGCGTTCCCCGCCGGGGCGGGGCTGATCGCGGGCGTCGTGCTGGTGCTCTGGCTGTACGGGAAGTGCGTCCGGCAGCGGCAGCCGGTGCCGCTGCTCGTGTACTGCGGGATCGTCGTGGCCCTGGCGCTGTGCGCGTCCGGTTACTTCGGCTCCAAGCCCCGGCTGCTGCTGCCCGCCTTCCCGCTGGTGCTGCCGCCGGCGGTGGCGCTGGCGCGGTGGCGGACCGGGCGGGCGGCCGCGGTGGTGGGCGCGCTGGCCCTGGCGTCGGCGGTCTACGGGGCGTTCTGGCTGAACGGCTCGGGTCCTCCATAG
- the der gene encoding ribosome biogenesis GTPase Der: MNDQHDHGALGDAEYAEFMELAAEEGFDIEEVEGAIEEAGHGPLPVLAVVGRPNVGKSTLVNRIIGRREAVVEDKPGVTRDRVTYEAEWAGRRFKVVDTGGWEQDVLGIDASVAAQAEYAIEAADAVVFVVDSKVGATDTDEAVVRLLRKSGKPVVLCANKVDGQSGESDAASLWSLGLGMPHPVSSLHGRGTGDMLDAVLEALPEAPEQTFGGAAPGGPRRIALIGRPNVGKSSLLNKVAKEDRVVVNELAGTTRDPVDELIELGGITWKFVDTAGIRKKVHLQQGADYYASLRTAAAVEKAEVAVILIDTTETISVQDQRIITMAVEAGRAIVIAYNKWDELDEERRYYLEREIETEMQQVSWAPRVNVSALTGRHMEKLVPAIETALAGWETRVPTGRLNAFLGEVVAAHPHPIRGGKQPRILFGTQAGSKPPRFVLFASGFLEHGYRRFIERRLREEFGFDGTPIHISVRVREKRGAQYKKKK, translated from the coding sequence GACCAGCACGACCACGGAGCACTTGGCGACGCCGAGTACGCGGAGTTCATGGAGCTCGCCGCGGAAGAGGGCTTCGACATCGAAGAGGTCGAAGGCGCGATCGAGGAGGCCGGTCACGGCCCGCTTCCCGTCCTCGCCGTCGTCGGCCGCCCGAACGTCGGCAAGTCGACCCTGGTGAACCGGATCATCGGCCGCCGTGAGGCCGTCGTCGAGGACAAGCCCGGCGTCACCCGCGACCGCGTCACGTACGAGGCCGAATGGGCCGGCCGCCGCTTCAAGGTCGTCGACACCGGCGGCTGGGAGCAGGACGTCCTCGGCATCGACGCCTCCGTCGCCGCCCAGGCCGAGTACGCCATCGAGGCCGCCGACGCGGTCGTCTTCGTCGTCGACTCCAAGGTCGGCGCCACCGACACCGACGAGGCCGTCGTCCGGCTGCTGCGCAAGTCGGGCAAGCCCGTCGTGCTGTGCGCCAACAAGGTCGACGGCCAGAGCGGCGAGTCCGACGCGGCCTCCCTGTGGTCGCTCGGCCTCGGCATGCCCCACCCGGTCTCCTCGCTGCACGGCCGCGGCACCGGCGACATGCTCGACGCGGTCCTGGAGGCCCTGCCCGAGGCCCCCGAGCAGACCTTCGGCGGCGCCGCCCCCGGCGGCCCGCGCCGCATCGCGCTGATCGGCCGCCCGAACGTCGGCAAGTCCTCGCTCCTCAACAAGGTGGCGAAGGAGGACCGCGTCGTCGTCAACGAGCTCGCCGGCACCACCCGCGACCCGGTCGACGAGCTGATCGAACTCGGCGGCATCACCTGGAAGTTCGTCGACACCGCCGGTATCCGCAAGAAGGTCCACCTGCAGCAGGGCGCCGACTACTACGCGTCCCTGCGCACGGCCGCCGCCGTCGAGAAGGCGGAGGTCGCGGTGATCCTGATCGACACCACCGAGACCATCAGCGTCCAGGACCAGCGCATCATCACGATGGCCGTCGAGGCGGGCCGCGCGATCGTGATCGCGTACAACAAGTGGGACGAGCTCGACGAGGAGCGCCGCTACTACCTCGAGCGCGAGATCGAGACCGAGATGCAGCAGGTCTCCTGGGCGCCGCGGGTGAACGTCTCGGCGCTCACCGGCCGTCACATGGAGAAGCTGGTCCCGGCGATCGAGACGGCCCTCGCGGGCTGGGAGACGCGCGTCCCCACCGGCCGGCTGAACGCCTTCCTCGGTGAGGTCGTCGCCGCCCACCCGCACCCGATCCGTGGCGGCAAGCAGCCCCGCATCCTGTTCGGTACCCAGGCGGGCAGCAAGCCGCCGCGGTTCGTCCTCTTCGCCTCCGGCTTCCTGGAGCACGGCTACCGGCGCTTCATCGAGCGCCGCCTGCGCGAGGAGTTCGGCTTCGACGGCACCCCGATCCACATCTCGGTGCGGGTGCGCGAGAAGCGCGGCGCCCAGTACAAGAAGAAGAAGTAG